Proteins encoded by one window of Marixanthomonas sp. SCSIO 43207:
- a CDS encoding DUF3108 domain-containing protein has product MKKIVLLFLALLPSLALTQEKAYGDGEWFKFRVHYGFVTAGYATLEVDETKLEGKEVFHVKGEGRTVGLSKVFFNVEDYYQSYIDKEKDIPHRFIRKIDEGGHTKDIQIDFDHSTGIAHINNKKHKKREAVSFPKEAQDMVSAFYYLRNNLDATTIEKGDTIDMDMFFDKENYKFRLKFLGREILNTKFGKVPCLVFRPYVQAGRVFKEKESLTVWVTDDDNKMPMLIKADLAVGSLKASLSEFKGLQHSFKILVE; this is encoded by the coding sequence ATGAAAAAAATTGTCCTTCTTTTTTTGGCTTTACTACCTAGCCTAGCTTTAACGCAAGAAAAAGCCTATGGAGATGGCGAGTGGTTTAAATTTAGAGTTCATTACGGCTTTGTAACTGCCGGTTATGCAACTCTAGAAGTTGACGAAACCAAGCTAGAGGGCAAAGAGGTGTTTCACGTAAAAGGCGAAGGCAGAACAGTAGGTTTATCAAAAGTTTTCTTCAATGTAGAAGATTATTATCAATCCTACATTGATAAAGAAAAAGACATTCCTCATCGATTTATTAGGAAAATTGATGAAGGTGGTCATACCAAAGACATTCAGATAGATTTTGATCATTCTACCGGGATTGCTCATATCAATAATAAAAAACACAAAAAAAGAGAAGCGGTCTCTTTTCCAAAAGAGGCACAAGATATGGTCTCTGCATTTTACTATTTGCGTAATAACCTAGATGCAACAACCATCGAGAAAGGAGATACTATTGATATGGATATGTTTTTTGATAAAGAAAACTATAAATTTCGTCTCAAATTTTTAGGAAGAGAAATATTAAATACCAAATTTGGTAAAGTACCTTGTTTGGTTTTTAGACCCTATGTACAAGCCGGCAGAGTGTTTAAGGAGAAAGAAAGTTTGACTGTTTGGGTTACCGATGATGATAATAAAATGCCTATGCTCATCAAAGCCGACTTAGCTGTTGGGTCTTTGAAAGCATCACTTTCAGAATTTAAAGGACTGCAACATTCATTCAAAATTTTAGTAGAATAA
- a CDS encoding peptidoglycan DD-metalloendopeptidase family protein, producing MCLSVTLFFACKTDKKDLAEVVEIEKAPALIKEYGYILNDYNVIRDTIRSGDTFGDILDAHGVSQDKIFKVATKFKDSFDVRKMVVGKPYVLLNSKDTLNTTQVFIYEKNKVDYAVVDFRNEPVSYTAEKPVTFKEKSAGGIIESSLSQTMDDKSLSPYMTDRLSNIYAWTVNFFHLQEGDRFKVIYTEKYINDTIPAGLGEIKAAYFEHKGTPLYAFNYMTKLDSTSVVDYYDENANNLRRAFLKAPVKFSRISSRYNLKRRIKYYGYKLRPHKGTDFAAPIGTPILATADGTVIKSEYRGGNGNYVKIRHNSTYDTQYLHMRNRNVKVGDFVRQGDVIGWIGMTGNTGGPHVCYRFWKNGKQVDPFKQDLPMSKPLEEQYKEEYLAYMTPLKSQLDCVEY from the coding sequence ATGTGTTTATCAGTAACGCTGTTTTTTGCGTGCAAAACTGATAAAAAAGATTTAGCTGAAGTTGTAGAAATTGAAAAAGCACCTGCTCTTATTAAAGAGTACGGTTATATATTAAATGATTATAATGTAATACGAGATACCATACGCTCAGGAGATACATTTGGTGATATTCTTGATGCACATGGTGTTTCACAAGATAAAATATTTAAAGTTGCTACAAAATTTAAAGACAGCTTTGATGTTAGAAAAATGGTAGTAGGCAAACCCTATGTTTTGCTTAACTCAAAAGATACTCTCAATACAACTCAAGTATTTATTTACGAAAAAAATAAAGTTGATTACGCAGTTGTAGATTTTAGAAATGAACCGGTTAGCTATACTGCAGAAAAGCCAGTAACCTTTAAAGAAAAATCTGCAGGAGGAATTATAGAAAGTTCGTTGTCACAAACTATGGATGACAAAAGTTTAAGTCCTTATATGACAGATAGACTTTCAAATATTTATGCTTGGACAGTAAACTTTTTCCATTTACAAGAAGGAGATCGTTTTAAAGTAATTTATACTGAAAAATATATCAACGATACCATTCCGGCTGGATTAGGTGAAATTAAAGCGGCTTATTTTGAACACAAAGGAACCCCATTGTATGCATTTAATTATATGACAAAACTAGACAGTACAAGTGTTGTTGATTATTATGATGAAAATGCAAATAATCTAAGAAGAGCATTTTTAAAAGCACCTGTAAAGTTTAGCCGTATTTCATCACGATATAACTTAAAACGTCGCATTAAATACTATGGTTATAAACTGCGTCCACACAAAGGAACCGATTTTGCCGCCCCTATAGGAACACCTATACTGGCTACTGCAGATGGTACTGTTATAAAATCTGAATATCGAGGTGGTAACGGAAACTATGTAAAAATTAGACACAATAGCACCTATGACACTCAATACTTGCACATGCGCAACCGCAATGTAAAGGTTGGAGATTTTGTGCGTCAAGGCGATGTGATAGGATGGATAGGAATGACCGGAAATACTGGCGGTCCTCACGTATGTTACCGTTTTTGGAAAAATGGAAAACAAGTGGATCCATTCAAACAAGACTTACCCATGTCAAAGCCATTAGAAGAACAATATAAAGAAGAATATTTGGCTTACATGACTCCTTTAAAAAGCCAATTAGACTGTGTAGAATATTAA
- the hppD gene encoding 4-hydroxyphenylpyruvate dioxygenase encodes MSKEIKSVNYGLEKIFEGAQDFLPLLGTDYVEFYVGNAKQAAHFYKTAFGFQSYAYRGLETGSKDTVSYVLKQDKIRIVLTTPLSSKNPINEHIVKHGDGVKVIALWVEDARSAYEETTKRGAKSFMEPTVEKDENGEVVRAGIYTYGETVHMFVERKNYKGTFMPGFRKWESEYNPEPVGLKYIDHMVGNVGWNEMNTWVKWYEDVMGFVNFLSFDDKQIHTEYSALMSKVMSNGNGRIKFPINEPAEGKKKSQIEEYIDFYEGAGVQHLAVATDDIISTVSALRARGVEFLSIPPEEYYNAVPARLKEFEHELQEDIERLMELGIMIDADEEGYLLQIFTKPVQDRPTLFFEIIQRMGARGFGAGNFKALFEAIEREQASRGTL; translated from the coding sequence ATGAGTAAAGAAATAAAATCAGTTAATTACGGACTAGAAAAAATATTTGAAGGGGCGCAAGACTTCCTTCCTTTATTGGGTACAGACTACGTAGAATTTTATGTAGGAAATGCTAAACAAGCAGCACATTTTTACAAAACGGCTTTTGGATTTCAATCTTACGCCTACAGAGGTTTAGAAACCGGAAGTAAAGACACCGTTTCTTATGTTTTAAAGCAAGATAAAATACGAATTGTATTAACCACACCATTAAGTTCAAAAAATCCAATCAATGAGCATATTGTAAAGCACGGTGATGGAGTAAAAGTAATTGCACTTTGGGTAGAAGATGCACGCAGCGCTTATGAAGAAACAACCAAACGAGGTGCAAAATCATTTATGGAACCTACCGTTGAAAAAGACGAAAACGGTGAAGTAGTACGAGCAGGAATTTACACCTACGGAGAAACTGTACACATGTTTGTAGAACGTAAAAATTACAAAGGAACCTTTATGCCCGGTTTCAGAAAATGGGAGTCTGAATACAACCCAGAACCAGTAGGCCTCAAGTACATTGACCATATGGTAGGAAATGTAGGTTGGAATGAAATGAATACTTGGGTAAAATGGTATGAAGATGTAATGGGCTTTGTAAATTTCCTTTCGTTTGATGATAAACAAATTCATACCGAATATTCAGCTTTGATGAGTAAAGTAATGAGTAATGGTAACGGTAGGATTAAGTTTCCTATCAATGAACCAGCTGAAGGAAAAAAGAAATCTCAAATTGAAGAATACATCGATTTTTATGAAGGCGCCGGTGTACAACATTTAGCAGTAGCTACAGATGATATTATTTCAACCGTTTCTGCATTACGCGCACGCGGTGTAGAATTTTTATCCATCCCGCCAGAAGAATATTACAATGCTGTTCCGGCTCGCTTAAAAGAATTTGAACACGAACTTCAAGAAGATATTGAACGTTTAATGGAATTAGGTATTATGATTGATGCAGATGAAGAAGGATATTTGCTTCAAATTTTTACCAAACCGGTTCAAGACCGACCAACTCTATTCTTTGAAATAATTCAGCGAATGGGAGCAAGAGGGTTTGGAGCAGGAAACTTCAAAGCTTTATTTGAAGCAATAGAGCGCGAACAAGCATCAAGAGGAACTTTATAA
- a CDS encoding patatin-like phospholipase family protein, whose translation MKQFLIIAFIFFSGVVLSQDQEEAQKDLKVGLVLSGGGAKGLAHIGALKVIEESGIRVDYIGGTSMGAIVGALYASGYSANQLDSIFNEVDFNTLIQDDIPRSAKTFYEKDESEKYAITLPFDHFQIGFPSGLSKGQNVYNLLSKLTLHVSDIRDFDKLPIPFFCIATNVETGKEVIIDKGYLPRAITASGALPSLFSPVVINDTVYVDGGVVNNYPVDEVRNKGVDVVIGVDVQDSLKTRKKLKSAFDVLVQINNYRTIEDMVEKRERTDLYINPNINDFTVVSFNEGDKIIQAGVDEANTLRAELDKIASKQTTTRKQKVDFFKKNSIYINTVEIQGNENYTRAYILGKLKLKVPADITYERFNEGVNNLSATGNFQDINYRLVKNEDETYKIVFTIRESESKMSIRLGAHYDDLYGTAALMNVTRKRVFTNNDIASFDFVVGDNIRYNFNYYIDKGFYWSIGLNSRYNFFSKDVAINFLSPELPPAENSRLNKLDLEYEDFTNQIYLETLFRRSFLIGAGLEHKWLRYLSETIGIDEDGNPRTVFENTNYLSTYGYLRYDTFNNSFFPREGFFFNGDFHLYLLAEGDNKDFDQFSIAKAQLAYAQSFTSKLSAVISTEGGFKIGGNETRSLDFFLGGYGYNGINNIRPFYGYESLSLRGDTYLKSSLTIDYEIFKKNHINIAANIANVGDDLFTDGKWIDGIDYSGFALGYGMETFLGPLEVKWAFSPERDESEWHIAAGFRF comes from the coding sequence ATGAAACAATTTTTAATCATAGCATTTATATTTTTTTCAGGAGTTGTTCTTTCTCAAGATCAAGAGGAGGCCCAAAAAGACTTGAAAGTAGGATTGGTGCTTAGTGGTGGTGGTGCCAAAGGCTTAGCTCATATTGGCGCTTTAAAGGTAATTGAAGAATCCGGCATACGAGTAGATTATATAGGTGGTACGAGTATGGGAGCAATTGTAGGAGCTTTGTATGCTTCGGGTTATTCGGCCAATCAATTAGATTCAATTTTTAATGAAGTTGATTTTAATACTTTAATTCAAGATGATATTCCGCGAAGCGCAAAAACCTTTTATGAAAAAGATGAATCTGAAAAATACGCAATTACACTTCCTTTTGATCATTTTCAAATAGGGTTCCCTTCTGGGCTTTCCAAAGGACAAAATGTATATAATTTGTTGTCAAAACTTACCCTCCATGTAAGTGATATACGAGACTTTGATAAACTACCTATTCCTTTTTTCTGTATCGCAACCAATGTAGAGACAGGAAAGGAGGTAATAATTGATAAGGGATATTTACCTCGTGCAATTACTGCCAGCGGAGCATTGCCTTCATTATTTTCACCCGTAGTTATTAATGATACAGTATATGTAGATGGTGGCGTTGTAAATAATTATCCTGTTGATGAGGTGCGTAACAAAGGGGTTGATGTAGTAATAGGTGTAGATGTTCAAGATAGTTTGAAAACCCGAAAAAAACTAAAATCTGCCTTTGATGTATTGGTACAGATTAATAATTACCGCACTATTGAAGACATGGTAGAAAAACGAGAAAGAACAGATCTCTACATCAATCCAAATATTAATGATTTTACTGTGGTTTCTTTTAATGAAGGTGATAAAATAATACAAGCAGGAGTAGATGAAGCCAACACATTACGCGCAGAGCTTGATAAAATTGCTTCAAAACAAACAACAACCCGCAAACAAAAAGTAGATTTTTTTAAGAAAAACTCAATCTATATCAATACAGTCGAAATTCAAGGTAATGAAAATTATACTCGAGCTTACATTTTAGGAAAACTGAAATTAAAAGTCCCTGCAGACATCACCTACGAGCGATTTAACGAAGGGGTTAACAACTTATCTGCCACCGGAAATTTTCAAGACATTAATTACCGCTTGGTCAAAAATGAAGACGAGACATATAAAATTGTTTTTACCATAAGAGAAAGTGAATCTAAAATGTCAATTAGACTTGGAGCTCATTATGACGATCTTTATGGTACAGCGGCCTTAATGAACGTAACTAGAAAACGAGTTTTTACCAATAACGACATTGCTTCTTTTGATTTTGTTGTGGGTGATAATATTCGTTACAACTTCAATTACTATATTGATAAAGGATTTTATTGGAGTATCGGCCTTAATTCTCGGTATAACTTTTTCAGTAAGGATGTGGCTATCAATTTCTTATCGCCAGAATTGCCTCCGGCAGAAAACAGCCGGTTAAATAAGTTAGATTTAGAATACGAAGACTTTACCAATCAAATATATCTAGAAACACTTTTTAGGCGTAGTTTTTTAATAGGTGCCGGTCTTGAGCATAAATGGTTGCGATACCTTTCTGAAACCATAGGAATTGATGAAGACGGTAATCCACGCACGGTTTTTGAAAATACCAATTATCTAAGTACGTACGGTTATTTGAGGTATGATACTTTTAATAACAGCTTTTTTCCACGGGAAGGATTCTTCTTTAATGGAGATTTTCATTTGTACCTTTTAGCCGAAGGCGATAATAAAGACTTTGATCAATTTTCTATTGCAAAAGCTCAACTTGCCTACGCACAATCATTTACAAGTAAACTTTCAGCCGTCATTTCTACAGAAGGAGGGTTTAAAATTGGTGGAAATGAAACCCGTTCACTTGATTTTTTCTTAGGTGGATATGGCTACAATGGGATCAATAATATTAGACCTTTCTACGGTTATGAGTCCTTATCACTACGAGGAGATACCTATTTAAAATCTTCGTTAACTATAGATTATGAAATTTTCAAGAAAAACCATATAAACATAGCAGCCAATATTGCCAATGTAGGTGATGATTTATTTACAGATGGTAAATGGATAGACGGTATTGATTATAGCGGTTTTGCTTTGGGGTATGGAATGGAGACCTTTTTAGGTCCGCTTGAAGTAAAATGGGCTTTTTCACCAGAACGTGACGAAAGTGAATGGCATATAGCAGCTGGATTTAGGTTTTAG
- a CDS encoding carboxypeptidase regulatory-like domain-containing protein: MKKLLLVLIFLIGGIFSSWAQGVTTSSINGKVVDANNQILPGANIVAVHTPSGTKYGAITDFDGFFRIVNMRVGGPYTITVSFVGYENVVKNNVYLQLGDSEEIDVTMSESSNELDEVVITTQRDGIFDAGKTGTGTNVSTREINTLPSVSRGLGDFVRKTPQALVSESGSISLAGQNNRYNSIYLDGTVNNDVFGLAASGTNGGQTGVNPLSIDAIESFQVNLSPFDVRQSGFAGGAINAITRSGTNKTEGSAYFFFRNQDLAGKTPGAIETDEREKLSDFTAKLYGARIGGAIVKDKLFYFVNYERQEEETPQPFSFGEYTGDSSLEDLNALQQGLIDTYGYNPGGFSNNTSSLTSDKLTVRLDWNIDERNSITAKHNYVKAEQTSPSSSSFRSINYFNSGVFFPSTTNSSTIEWNTSNGGNLANNLIVGYTTVVDDRGPLGDPFPSVEIRDGIGSINFGSEPFSTANLLEQDVFTVTNNFSIFSGAHNITIGGNFEYLDVKNVFFGQNFGDYTFDSLSDFNTYLDGIPGNEVASEDYFHSYSLLGGSGDNSLGAAEFNYSQLGFYVQDEVDVTDDLKVSMGLRVDVPFFEDGTVNNDFNNRTIPLLESFGKDLQNAEVGKPIKSRVHISPRLGFNWDVAGEKLTQVRGGLGIFTSRIPLVWPGATYNNNGVTGGFAANFLLPEDVLFNPNVNDQPVTAVPGTGALGGNVDLFTPDFKLPQTMKYNIAVDQKLPFWGLIASADFLYNDVITNVFYENLNIKPAVGRLNGADDRLYYNDSDPIDDTYGRIILGSNTGLGYSYNATFSITKPFARGFSAQAAYTYGDGKYVFEGTSSQNSSQWRNLVTVNGKNANPRETNSQFATGHRVSANALYEYEWNENFKTTIGVFYNGQQGSPYSFTYNEGRDLLNDDSRDNALIYVPANASEINLVPITDDNDNVLVTPAEQWAALNEFIEGNDYLRGRRGRYAEVNGDRGPWSHIIDLKFLQDFAINIGNDRHAFQASLDIFNFTNLLNKDWGTRKFIPSQVGLLTTETAGPDPEFTFDPAFLDGIEEVDDSGIQSSRWQMQIGIRYLFN, translated from the coding sequence ATGAAAAAACTTTTACTAGTATTGATTTTTTTAATCGGAGGAATATTTAGCTCTTGGGCACAAGGGGTAACTACTTCCTCAATTAATGGAAAAGTGGTTGATGCAAACAACCAGATTCTTCCAGGAGCTAATATTGTTGCGGTGCATACTCCTTCCGGAACAAAGTACGGTGCCATTACCGATTTTGATGGTTTTTTCCGAATCGTGAATATGCGAGTTGGAGGACCTTACACAATTACAGTATCATTTGTTGGATATGAAAATGTTGTGAAAAACAACGTTTATCTTCAGTTAGGAGACTCTGAAGAAATTGATGTTACTATGAGCGAATCTTCAAACGAGCTGGATGAGGTAGTAATTACTACACAGCGAGATGGAATTTTTGACGCAGGTAAAACTGGAACCGGAACAAACGTTTCTACTAGAGAGATTAATACGTTACCGTCAGTAAGTAGAGGGCTAGGAGATTTTGTTAGAAAAACACCTCAAGCTCTTGTTAGTGAGTCGGGTTCAATTTCTTTAGCAGGTCAAAACAACCGTTACAACTCAATTTACCTTGATGGAACAGTTAACAACGATGTATTTGGTTTGGCTGCTTCAGGAACCAATGGTGGTCAAACAGGTGTAAACCCGTTATCAATCGATGCGATTGAGTCATTTCAGGTTAACCTTTCGCCATTTGATGTAAGACAATCTGGTTTTGCCGGTGGTGCTATCAACGCAATTACACGTTCTGGTACAAATAAAACAGAGGGTTCTGCATATTTTTTCTTCAGAAATCAAGATTTAGCTGGGAAAACTCCTGGAGCTATTGAAACGGATGAGAGAGAAAAACTTTCAGACTTTACAGCAAAATTATACGGTGCAAGAATAGGTGGTGCTATTGTAAAAGATAAATTATTTTACTTTGTTAACTACGAGCGCCAAGAAGAAGAAACACCACAGCCGTTTAGCTTTGGAGAGTACACAGGAGATTCTTCACTTGAAGACTTAAACGCTTTACAGCAAGGTTTAATTGACACTTATGGATATAATCCAGGTGGTTTCAGCAACAACACCTCATCTTTAACTAGTGATAAATTAACAGTTAGATTAGACTGGAACATTGATGAGAGAAACTCTATTACTGCAAAGCATAACTATGTAAAAGCAGAACAAACTTCTCCAAGTTCAAGTAGCTTCCGTTCTATTAACTATTTTAATAGCGGTGTTTTCTTCCCTTCAACAACAAACTCATCTACTATCGAGTGGAATACAAGTAATGGAGGAAACTTAGCAAACAACTTAATTGTTGGTTATACTACTGTAGTTGATGATAGAGGACCTTTAGGTGATCCTTTTCCATCAGTAGAGATTAGAGACGGTATTGGTTCTATCAACTTTGGTTCAGAGCCATTTTCAACTGCAAACTTACTTGAGCAAGATGTGTTTACAGTAACAAATAACTTCTCTATTTTCTCTGGAGCTCACAATATTACAATTGGTGGTAACTTTGAATACTTAGATGTTAAAAACGTATTCTTTGGTCAGAACTTTGGAGATTATACATTTGATAGCCTTTCAGACTTCAACACTTATTTAGATGGGATACCTGGAAATGAGGTTGCTTCAGAAGATTATTTTCACAGTTACTCTTTATTAGGAGGTTCTGGTGATAATAGTCTTGGAGCTGCAGAATTTAACTATTCTCAATTAGGATTTTATGTTCAGGATGAAGTTGATGTAACTGATGATCTTAAAGTTTCTATGGGTCTTCGTGTAGATGTACCTTTCTTTGAGGATGGAACTGTAAATAATGATTTCAATAATAGAACTATCCCACTTTTAGAATCTTTTGGAAAAGACTTACAAAATGCTGAAGTTGGAAAACCAATAAAAAGTAGAGTTCACATTTCTCCAAGATTAGGTTTTAACTGGGATGTTGCCGGTGAAAAGCTTACTCAAGTAAGAGGTGGATTAGGTATATTTACTTCTCGTATTCCATTAGTTTGGCCTGGAGCAACATACAACAACAATGGTGTAACAGGTGGTTTTGCAGCAAACTTCTTATTACCAGAAGATGTATTGTTTAATCCAAACGTAAACGATCAGCCTGTTACTGCTGTGCCTGGAACAGGAGCTTTAGGTGGTAACGTAGATTTATTTACACCAGACTTTAAATTGCCGCAAACGATGAAGTATAACATTGCGGTTGATCAAAAACTACCATTCTGGGGATTAATTGCATCTGCAGATTTCTTATACAATGATGTTATTACAAACGTGTTTTATGAAAACTTAAACATAAAACCGGCTGTAGGTAGATTAAATGGAGCTGATGATAGACTTTACTATAATGATAGTGACCCTATTGATGATACATACGGTAGAATTATTTTAGGATCAAACACTGGTTTGGGGTATTCTTACAACGCAACATTCTCTATTACAAAACCATTTGCTAGAGGATTCTCAGCTCAAGCAGCTTATACTTATGGAGATGGTAAATATGTTTTTGAAGGAACATCTTCTCAAAACAGTTCACAATGGAGAAACTTAGTTACTGTAAACGGTAAAAATGCAAATCCAAGAGAAACTAACTCTCAGTTTGCAACAGGACACAGAGTTTCTGCAAATGCATTGTATGAGTATGAGTGGAACGAAAACTTCAAAACTACAATAGGTGTATTCTATAACGGGCAGCAAGGTTCTCCTTATAGCTTCACTTACAACGAAGGAAGAGACTTGTTAAACGATGACTCTAGAGATAATGCATTAATTTATGTTCCTGCAAATGCTTCTGAAATTAACTTAGTTCCTATTACAGATGATAATGATAATGTTTTGGTTACTCCTGCAGAGCAGTGGGCTGCTTTAAATGAGTTTATCGAAGGAAACGATTATTTAAGAGGAAGAAGAGGAAGATATGCTGAAGTGAATGGAGACAGAGGTCCTTGGAGCCACATTATTGACTTAAAGTTTTTACAAGACTTTGCAATTAACATTGGAAATGACAGACACGCTTTCCAAGCTTCATTAGACATCTTTAACTTTACCAACTTATTAAACAAAGATTGGGGAACAAGAAAGTTTATTCCTAGCCAAGTAGGTTTATTAACTACAGAAACTGCTGGGCCAGATCCTGAATTTACTTTTGACCCTGCATTCTTAGATGGAATTGAAGAAGTTGACGATAGCGGAATTCAATCTTCAAGATGGCAAATGCAAATAGGTATTCGATACTTGTTTAATTAA
- a CDS encoding homogentisate 1,2-dioxygenase has translation MPFYHKLGKIPPKRHTQFRKPDGSLYSEQLFGTIGFDGMSTNSYHEHRPTQVKEIEKQYSVAPKIAKANNIQSYRLKGFQIKPEKDYLKSRKTILTNSDCSIILAAPQESQKDYFYKNTDADELIFIHRGSGKLRTHLGNLDFKYGDYLLIPRGIIYKIDFETEDNRLFIVESRRPIYTPKRYRNWFGQLLEHSPFCERDLRRPEELETYDEKGDFLIKVKKQDDIFEMTYATHPFDVVGYDGYNYPYAFSIHDFEPITGRIHQPPPVHQTFETDAFVVCSFVPRLYDYHPDSIPAPYNHSNIDSDEVLYYVDGDFMSRNDIDAGHISLHPAGIPHGPHPGATERSIGKVKTDELAVMVDTFKPLQVTEEGLSITDGTYYQSWLEE, from the coding sequence ATGCCATTCTATCATAAACTAGGTAAAATACCACCAAAGCGACACACACAATTCCGCAAACCAGATGGTAGTTTATATTCAGAACAATTATTCGGTACCATAGGCTTTGACGGTATGTCTACCAATAGTTATCATGAACATCGTCCTACTCAAGTAAAGGAAATTGAAAAACAGTATAGTGTAGCCCCAAAAATTGCAAAAGCCAATAACATACAATCATACAGATTAAAAGGATTTCAGATTAAACCTGAAAAGGATTATCTAAAAAGCCGAAAAACTATATTAACAAACAGTGATTGTAGTATAATCCTAGCTGCTCCACAAGAGTCTCAAAAAGATTATTTTTATAAAAATACCGATGCCGATGAATTAATTTTTATTCACCGCGGAAGTGGAAAGCTACGAACTCATTTAGGAAATCTTGACTTTAAATATGGAGATTATCTATTGATTCCTCGCGGAATTATCTATAAAATAGATTTTGAAACTGAAGACAACCGCTTGTTTATTGTAGAATCTAGAAGGCCAATTTATACTCCCAAAAGATACAGAAATTGGTTTGGACAACTACTAGAACATTCTCCATTTTGCGAAAGAGACCTTCGCAGACCTGAAGAACTAGAAACGTATGATGAGAAAGGAGACTTCTTGATAAAAGTTAAAAAACAAGATGATATTTTTGAAATGACCTATGCCACACATCCTTTTGATGTAGTAGGGTATGATGGTTATAATTATCCATATGCTTTTTCAATACATGATTTTGAGCCTATTACAGGGCGTATACATCAACCGCCTCCAGTACATCAAACGTTTGAGACAGATGCTTTTGTAGTGTGTAGTTTTGTACCAAGACTGTATGATTATCATCCAGACTCTATTCCGGCACCTTATAATCATAGTAATATTGACAGTGATGAGGTGTTGTACTATGTAGATGGAGATTTTATGAGCCGAAACGATATCGATGCAGGTCATATTTCATTGCATCCGGCAGGTATACCACACGGTCCACATCCCGGAGCTACAGAACGTAGTATAGGTAAGGTAAAGACAGACGAACTGGCCGTGATGGTTGATACGTTTAAGCCGCTTCAAGTTACAGAAGAAGGATTAAGTATTACAGACGGAACCTATTATCAATCATGGCTTGAAGAATAA